The stretch of DNA GTGGGGAATCAAATACTTCGGGAAACCAGGACCCAAGTACATCGTCTATCTGATGGTGCCCAGCAACAACGTCGCTCTCGCTATGCTTGCTAGGGGAGAGCTAGACTGGAGCAACTACTTCCTCGCAGGGATAGGCGACCTCGTCAAGACCTACCCTCACATCATCACGTTCTACGGTAAGAAAGCCGGGCACCTCCCTGCAAACGTAGCATTCCTCTTCATAAACAATCAAAAGGCTCCGCTCAACGACCCCAACTTCAGGAAGGCCATAGCTTTTGCCATCGATGTTGACTCTATAGTTTCGAGAGTGTTCGAAGGAAGCGTGAACAAATCTAACTCCGTCGGCTATCTACCCATCCCTGCCTGGCAGAAATACGAGGCAGTGGATCTAGAACAAAAGCTGGGATTCACGTACAATCCTGATAAAGCGAAAGCTATTCTCGCCCAAGCAGGCTATAAGGACATAGACGGTGACGGCTTTGTCGAGACTCCCGACGGCAAGAAGATTCAGCTGACAATAATCGTACCCTACGGGTGGACTGACTGGATGGAGGCAGCTAGGATCATAGCGGACAGTTTGAAGGCCGTCGGCATATACTGTGAAGCCAAGTTCCCTGACTACTCGAAGTACTACGACGACCTCACCAAGGGTTACTTCGACCTAGCGATAAACAACTTTAACAGCTTCGCCTCACCAGCACCATGGACGCTTTACAACTGGCTCTTCTACGCCCAAACCCCGCCAATCGGTCAGAACAGCTGGAGCGGTAACTTCGGGAGATACAACAACCCGGAGATTACAGACCTGCTCAACAAGATCCTGACAACTCCGCTCACAGACGAGGCCACGCTTAAGCAGTACTACAGGAGAATTCAGGAGATATTCCTGACAGACCTGCCCTACATCCCTCTATGGTATAACGGTTACTGGTTCGCAGCCAGCACGATGTACTGGACCGGATGGCCAAGCCCCGATAACTTCTACGGTGTACCTGTTACATGGAACGGGAACTGGCAACACGGAGGGCTGATGACACTGCTAAACCTGAAGCCTGCACAGCAGGCAGCGGCGCCACCGCAACAAGCTCAGCCAGCTCCGAGCGCACCCACTGCCCCCGCCGTTGACTATACACCCTACATTGTAGCGGCCGTTCTGGTCATTGTGATTATAGTCGCCGTCTACTTCTACCTCAGAGCATCCAAGAAAAAGGCACCTTCAGAGGAGAAGAAGCAATAAAAATAAATAAAAATATTTTTTCTGATGGTGGATAAATTGCCTGGCATAAGAAAGTACCTTTTAAGTAAAGTAACCATCTACGCGGTGACGTTTTTCGTAGCGGTGACGCTGGACTGGGCTATTCCGCGATTCATGCCGGGAGACCCCATCGCTATACTCATTTCTAGGATGTCGACTCTCCCTCAATCCGCTCAGGTTCTGTACAGCTACTTCTACCACGCTTTCGGGCTTAACGAGCCTCTCTGGAAGCAGTACCTAAACTTCTGGGCAGCTCTCTTGCAGGGAGACCTCGGCGTGAGCATCTACCTTTACCCTAGGAGAGTAGCCGACATCATTTTTTCGGCATTGCCCTACGACATCATCCTGCTCTACCCCGCTGTGATTTCAAGCTGGATCGTTGGGAATCTCCTCGGCGCGCTCGCGGCTCGTAGCCGGTTCTTAGATAGCGTCACTCTACCAGTCTTCTACTTCCTGAACGCCTCGCCGTACTTTTGGCTTGCAATCGTTCTGCAGTGGAATTTCACAGTAACGCTGCCGGTTTTCCCTCCCAGCGGGGCCTACACGCCAGGACATATACCCTCGCTTACCTTAGACTTTGTTGTAGACTTCCTTTACCACTACATACTTCCTTTCCTCTCGATCTTCCTAGTTAGCTTGGGTGGTTGGGCGATAGGCATGAGAAACATGATAATATACGAGATCGAGAGCGACTACATACGATACCTCGAATCGCTCGGTGTGCCGCGGAGCCTGCAGCTTAACTACGCGTTCAAAAACTCGATTCTACCTCAGATAACTGGTCTAGCTCTCCAGATGGGCACAGTGGTAACGGGCGCCATAACCACCGAGGTCGTATTCAGCTACCCGGGACTGGGGTACATTCTGATGCAGGGGATTCTGAACGAGGATTACTTCCTGATACAGGGATGCTTCCTCTTCATCGTCCTGCTCGTACTTGCATCAAACTTCGTGATAGACCTGCTCTACGCCGTAATAGACCCACGGATACGCGTTGCAACGGTGGGTGAGTAGAGTGTCTAGACGGTGGACGGGGCTTCTAGGGGAGTTGAAAAGGGCTTTCCGAAACCTAAAGTTCCTCGTAGGCTTCGCACTTCTAATTCTGTTCGTAATAATTGCTGCATTCGGCCCCCTTGCAGCGAAGTACGGTCCGCTTGAGTACACCGGTGTTAGGAGCGCAC from Infirmifilum sp. NZ encodes:
- a CDS encoding ABC transporter substrate-binding protein, which codes for MAEKTSKKNLRRTITALLSTSLLLLALFSALVYSQPLPRNETIYVGGGLWSPPNNFNPLIPWTAVTGTNGLIYETLFAYHPFKDQLIPWLAESGTWVDSKTFEVKLRDATWQDGQPLTSEDVKFTFELAKQVTDIWYSGIWQWLDHIETPDAKTVRFVFSQPHYPEWAYDLYTIPIIPKHIWQSIDKPLEQANLNPVGSGMYKLKSTTENQFVLERNENWWGIKYFGKPGPKYIVYLMVPSNNVALAMLARGELDWSNYFLAGIGDLVKTYPHIITFYGKKAGHLPANVAFLFINNQKAPLNDPNFRKAIAFAIDVDSIVSRVFEGSVNKSNSVGYLPIPAWQKYEAVDLEQKLGFTYNPDKAKAILAQAGYKDIDGDGFVETPDGKKIQLTIIVPYGWTDWMEAARIIADSLKAVGIYCEAKFPDYSKYYDDLTKGYFDLAINNFNSFASPAPWTLYNWLFYAQTPPIGQNSWSGNFGRYNNPEITDLLNKILTTPLTDEATLKQYYRRIQEIFLTDLPYIPLWYNGYWFAASTMYWTGWPSPDNFYGVPVTWNGNWQHGGLMTLLNLKPAQQAAAPPQQAQPAPSAPTAPAVDYTPYIVAAVLVIVIIVAVYFYLRASKKKAPSEEKKQ
- a CDS encoding ABC transporter permease, encoding MRKYLLSKVTIYAVTFFVAVTLDWAIPRFMPGDPIAILISRMSTLPQSAQVLYSYFYHAFGLNEPLWKQYLNFWAALLQGDLGVSIYLYPRRVADIIFSALPYDIILLYPAVISSWIVGNLLGALAARSRFLDSVTLPVFYFLNASPYFWLAIVLQWNFTVTLPVFPPSGAYTPGHIPSLTLDFVVDFLYHYILPFLSIFLVSLGGWAIGMRNMIIYEIESDYIRYLESLGVPRSLQLNYAFKNSILPQITGLALQMGTVVTGAITTEVVFSYPGLGYILMQGILNEDYFLIQGCFLFIVLLVLASNFVIDLLYAVIDPRIRVATVGE